The following proteins come from a genomic window of Streptomyces sp. NBC_00539:
- a CDS encoding DsbA family protein codes for MPSAPSRKPLLYSAATALAAITLGIVSWQATADRDAPASSPAASAPGPAGAPDPLAALARRDTGDKLAAGRADAPVVLIEYSDFKCGYCGKFARDTEPALMRKYVEDGTLRIEWRNFPIFGAESEAAAKAAWAAGRQDRFAQFHAAAYAEGSKEKGFGEERLTELARVAGVPDLDRFRQDMAGAEASAALRTDQEEGYRIGVASTPSFLVNGEPLAGAQPLDAFEAAIARAKARAQVSK; via the coding sequence ATGCCTTCCGCACCCTCCCGCAAGCCCCTGCTGTACTCCGCCGCCACCGCCCTCGCCGCGATCACCCTCGGGATCGTGTCCTGGCAGGCCACCGCGGACCGGGACGCGCCCGCCTCCTCTCCGGCGGCCTCCGCGCCCGGACCCGCCGGGGCCCCGGACCCGCTGGCGGCGCTCGCCCGCCGGGACACCGGCGACAAGCTGGCCGCCGGGCGCGCCGACGCTCCCGTGGTGCTGATCGAGTACTCCGACTTCAAGTGCGGCTACTGCGGCAAGTTCGCCCGCGACACCGAACCCGCGCTGATGCGCAAGTACGTCGAGGACGGCACCCTGCGCATCGAGTGGCGCAACTTCCCGATCTTCGGCGCCGAGTCGGAGGCCGCCGCGAAAGCCGCCTGGGCCGCGGGCCGGCAGGACCGGTTCGCGCAGTTCCACGCGGCCGCGTACGCCGAAGGGTCCAAGGAGAAGGGCTTCGGCGAGGAACGCCTGACCGAGCTGGCCCGCGTGGCCGGCGTACCCGACCTCGACCGGTTCCGGCAGGACATGGCCGGCGCGGAGGCCTCGGCCGCCCTGCGCACGGACCAGGAGGAGGGCTACCGCATCGGGGTCGCCTCCACGCCGTCCTTCCTGGTCAACGGAGAGCCCCTGGCCGGCGCGCAGCCGCTCGACGCCTTCGAAGCGGCGATCGCCCGCGCCAAGGCCCGGGCGCAGGTCTCGAAGTGA
- a CDS encoding FluC/FEX family fluoride channel codes for MTRPVRGVEAIDPDVDLHVPGQRTEPQGRVLAAVAAGGAVGASSRYGLALLWPAGPGAFPWATFWTNVVGCALIGVLMVLISEGGRTPPHPLVRPFLGVGVLGGFTTFSTYAVEVSRLLDEGAAGTALGYAALTVVAALGAVWAAASVTRLAVRGRG; via the coding sequence ATGACCCGGCCGGTCCGCGGCGTCGAGGCCATCGACCCGGACGTCGACCTCCATGTGCCGGGGCAGCGCACCGAGCCGCAGGGGCGGGTGCTCGCCGCCGTCGCGGCGGGCGGGGCCGTGGGCGCGTCGTCGCGGTACGGGCTCGCCCTGCTCTGGCCGGCCGGTCCCGGGGCCTTTCCGTGGGCCACCTTCTGGACCAACGTGGTGGGCTGCGCGCTGATCGGCGTGCTCATGGTGCTCATCAGCGAGGGCGGCCGGACGCCGCCGCACCCGTTGGTCCGGCCCTTCTTGGGGGTGGGGGTGCTGGGCGGCTTCACCACCTTCTCCACTTACGCGGTCGAGGTCTCGCGGCTGCTGGACGAGGGGGCGGCCGGCACCGCGCTCGGGTACGCCGCGTTGACGGTGGTGGCCGCGCTGGGGGCGGTCTGGGCGGCGGCGTCGGTGACCCGTCTCGCCGTGCGGGGGCGCGGGTGA
- a CDS encoding fluoride efflux transporter FluC, giving the protein MNWLLVVTGAVVGAPLRYLTDRAVQARHDSVFPWGTFVVNAGACLVLGLLTGALLTGAASSRLGLLLGTGLCGALSTYSTFSYETLRLAERGWRFLAAANVAASVLVGLGSVHLGSQVARALFA; this is encoded by the coding sequence GTGAACTGGCTGCTCGTGGTCACGGGCGCGGTGGTCGGGGCCCCGCTGCGCTACCTCACCGACCGGGCCGTGCAGGCCCGGCACGACTCGGTCTTCCCGTGGGGGACCTTCGTGGTGAACGCCGGAGCCTGCCTGGTGCTCGGCCTGTTGACGGGGGCGCTGCTGACCGGGGCGGCCTCCTCGCGGCTCGGTCTGCTGCTCGGCACGGGGCTGTGCGGGGCGCTCAGCACGTACTCGACGTTCTCGTACGAGACGCTGCGGCTGGCCGAGCGCGGCTGGAGGTTCCTGGCCGCGGCCAACGTGGCGGCCTCGGTGCTGGTGGGGCTCGGGTCCGTACACCTCGGGTCGCAGGTGGCGCGAGCGCTGTTCGCCTGA
- the hrpA gene encoding ATP-dependent RNA helicase HrpA, producing MSTSFAALQTLLGEIPLRDAHRLGRRLEGARRIRKPEAKQAVLDEIAAEAEKAAARLADRASRRPAVTYPENLPVSQKKDEIAEAIRDHQVVIVAGETGSGKTTQIPKICMELGRGVRGMIGHTQPRRIAARTVAERIAEELRSEIGQTVGWKVRFTDQVDQDATFVKLMTDGILLAEIQTDRELRAYDTIIIDEAHERSLNIDFLLGYLSQLLPKRPDLKVVITSATIDPQRFSRHFGDAPIVEVSGRTYPVEVRYRPLLEEADEDAADADRDQITAICEAVDELQSEGPGDILVFLSGEREIRDTADALNKRNLRFTEVLPLYARLSHAEQHRVFQQHTGRRIVLATNVAETSLTVPGIKYVIDPGTARISRYSHRTKVQRLPIERISQASANQRKGRCGRTSDGICIRLYSEDDFNARPEFTDAEILRTNLASVILQMTAAGLGEIEKFPFIDPPDHRNIRDGVQLLQELGALDPSEKDARKRLTPMGRQLSQLPVDPRLARMVVEADKNNCVREVMVIAAALSIQDPRERPSDKQTQADQNHARFKDETSDFLSFLNMWRYIREQQKERGSSSFRRMCKQEYLNFLRIREWQDIYSQLRTVAKTMGIHVNEADAPEHSVHVSLLAGLLSHIGLKDTDKNEYLGARGAKFAVFPGSALFKKQPRFLMSAELVETSRLWARVNAKVEPEWVEPLAQHLIKRTYSEPHWEKDQAAVMAYEKVTLYGVPIVAQRKINYGRIDPEVSRELFIRNALVEGDWRTHHKFYADNRKLLTEVEELENRARRRDIVVDDETLFDFYDQRIPEHVVSGAHFDSWWKHKKREEPELLDFEREMLLTEKAAGVTKADYPDTWRQGQLKFRVTYQFEPGADADGVTVHIPLQVLNQVTDEGFDWQIPGLREEVVTELIRSLPKPIRRHYVPAPNFAARFLATAQPLQEPLHVTLARELHRMVGVPVSAEDFDLSRIPDHLKITFRIVDERRKKLAEAKDLEALRLQLRPKARQALSQAAAATAERAGGESVERTGLTDWTIGTLSKVFETRRAGQPVKAYPALVDAGESVSVRLFDTEAEQQRAMWLGTRKLILLGIPVNPAKFASDKLTNQQKLALSRNPHGSVQALFDDCATAATDKLIADHGGPAWDEAGFRKLFDAVRSDLVDTTVRTVGQVQQILAAWQACERRVKSTNSLALMANVQDVKAQLAALMPAGFVTLTGLRRLPDLMRYLVAIDRRLQQMPTAVQRDTTRMEKVHEMRDEYLWLLEQLPKGRPVPEAVTEIRWMIEELRVSYFAHALGTAYPISDKRIVKAVDAAAP from the coding sequence ATGTCTACTTCCTTCGCCGCCCTGCAGACGCTTCTCGGTGAGATCCCCCTCCGTGACGCGCACCGCCTCGGCCGCCGCCTCGAAGGCGCCCGCCGCATCCGCAAGCCCGAGGCCAAGCAGGCCGTGCTCGACGAGATCGCCGCGGAGGCCGAGAAGGCCGCCGCGCGTCTGGCCGACCGTGCCTCGCGCAGACCTGCGGTCACGTATCCCGAGAACCTTCCCGTCAGCCAGAAGAAGGACGAGATCGCCGAGGCGATACGCGACCACCAGGTCGTGATCGTCGCGGGCGAGACCGGCTCCGGCAAGACCACCCAGATCCCCAAGATCTGCATGGAGCTCGGCCGCGGTGTCCGGGGCATGATCGGCCACACCCAGCCCCGCCGGATCGCCGCCCGCACCGTCGCGGAGCGCATCGCCGAGGAGCTGAGGTCCGAGATCGGGCAGACCGTCGGCTGGAAGGTCCGCTTCACCGACCAGGTGGACCAGGACGCCACTTTCGTGAAGCTGATGACGGACGGCATCCTGCTCGCCGAGATCCAGACGGACCGCGAGCTGCGCGCGTACGACACGATCATCATCGACGAGGCGCACGAGCGGTCCCTGAACATCGACTTCCTGCTGGGCTACCTCTCCCAGCTGCTGCCGAAGCGTCCCGACCTCAAGGTCGTGATCACCTCGGCGACCATCGACCCGCAGCGCTTCTCCCGCCACTTCGGGGACGCGCCGATCGTGGAGGTCAGCGGCCGTACGTACCCGGTGGAGGTGCGCTACCGGCCGCTGCTGGAGGAAGCCGACGAGGACGCTGCGGACGCCGACCGCGACCAGATCACCGCGATCTGCGAAGCCGTCGACGAGCTCCAGTCCGAGGGCCCGGGCGACATCCTCGTGTTCCTCTCCGGCGAGCGCGAGATCCGCGACACGGCGGACGCGCTGAACAAGCGGAACCTCAGGTTCACCGAGGTCCTGCCCCTCTACGCCCGCCTCTCGCACGCCGAACAGCACCGCGTGTTCCAGCAGCACACGGGCCGGCGGATCGTCCTCGCGACCAACGTCGCCGAGACCTCCCTCACCGTCCCCGGCATCAAGTACGTGATCGACCCGGGCACCGCCCGGATCTCCCGCTACAGCCACCGCACCAAGGTGCAGCGGCTCCCCATCGAGCGGATCTCGCAGGCCAGCGCCAACCAGCGCAAGGGCCGCTGCGGCCGTACGTCCGACGGCATCTGCATCCGGCTGTACTCCGAGGACGACTTCAACGCCCGCCCGGAGTTCACCGACGCCGAGATCCTGCGCACCAACCTGGCCTCCGTCATCCTGCAGATGACCGCGGCCGGCCTCGGCGAAATCGAGAAGTTCCCCTTCATCGACCCGCCGGACCACCGCAACATCCGCGACGGCGTCCAGCTCCTCCAGGAGCTCGGCGCGCTCGACCCGTCCGAGAAGGACGCGCGCAAGCGGCTCACGCCGATGGGCCGCCAGCTCTCCCAGCTGCCGGTCGACCCGCGCCTGGCCCGCATGGTCGTCGAGGCGGACAAGAACAACTGCGTCCGCGAGGTCATGGTCATCGCGGCGGCCCTGTCCATCCAGGACCCCCGCGAGCGGCCCTCGGACAAGCAGACGCAGGCCGACCAGAACCACGCCCGCTTCAAGGACGAGACGAGCGACTTCCTGTCGTTCCTGAACATGTGGCGCTACATCCGCGAACAGCAGAAGGAGCGCGGCTCCTCGTCCTTCCGCCGGATGTGCAAGCAGGAGTACCTGAACTTCCTGCGGATTCGCGAATGGCAGGACATCTACTCGCAGCTGCGCACGGTCGCCAAGACGATGGGCATCCACGTCAACGAAGCGGACGCCCCCGAGCACAGCGTCCACGTCTCGCTGCTGGCCGGTCTGCTCTCGCACATCGGGCTCAAGGACACCGACAAGAACGAGTACCTCGGGGCCCGCGGCGCCAAGTTCGCGGTCTTCCCCGGTTCGGCGCTGTTCAAGAAGCAGCCCCGGTTCCTGATGTCCGCGGAGCTGGTGGAGACCTCCCGCCTGTGGGCCCGGGTGAACGCCAAGGTGGAGCCGGAGTGGGTGGAACCGCTCGCGCAGCACCTGATCAAGCGCACGTACAGCGAGCCGCACTGGGAGAAGGACCAGGCCGCCGTGATGGCGTACGAGAAGGTCACGCTGTACGGAGTACCGATCGTCGCCCAGCGGAAGATCAACTACGGCCGGATCGACCCCGAGGTCTCGCGGGAGCTGTTCATCCGCAACGCGCTGGTCGAGGGCGACTGGCGCACCCACCACAAGTTCTACGCCGACAACCGCAAGCTCCTCACCGAGGTGGAGGAGCTGGAGAACCGGGCGCGGCGCCGGGACATCGTCGTGGACGACGAGACCCTGTTCGACTTCTACGACCAGCGCATCCCCGAGCACGTGGTGTCGGGGGCGCACTTCGACTCCTGGTGGAAGCACAAGAAGCGCGAGGAGCCCGAACTCCTCGACTTCGAGCGCGAGATGCTGCTGACGGAGAAGGCCGCCGGGGTCACCAAGGCGGACTACCCGGACACCTGGCGGCAGGGGCAGCTGAAGTTCCGGGTGACGTACCAGTTCGAACCGGGTGCGGACGCGGACGGCGTGACCGTGCACATCCCGCTCCAGGTGCTGAACCAGGTCACCGACGAGGGCTTCGACTGGCAGATCCCGGGTCTGCGGGAAGAGGTCGTCACCGAGCTGATCCGCTCGCTGCCCAAGCCGATCCGTCGGCACTACGTACCCGCGCCGAACTTCGCGGCCCGTTTCCTGGCGACGGCTCAGCCCCTCCAGGAGCCGCTGCACGTGACGCTGGCCCGCGAGCTGCACCGGATGGTCGGGGTACCGGTCTCGGCCGAGGACTTCGACCTGAGCCGCATCCCGGACCACTTGAAGATCACCTTCCGGATCGTCGACGAGCGGCGCAAGAAGCTGGCCGAGGCCAAGGACCTGGAGGCGCTGCGCCTCCAGCTGCGGCCGAAGGCCCGTCAGGCGCTGTCCCAGGCCGCGGCGGCCACGGCCGAGCGGGCGGGCGGGGAGTCGGTGGAGCGGACCGGGCTGACGGACTGGACGATCGGGACGCTGAGCAAGGTCTTCGAGACCCGGCGCGCGGGGCAGCCGGTGAAGGCCTACCCGGCGCTGGTGGACGCGGGGGAAAGCGTGTCCGTACGGCTCTTCGACACCGAGGCCGAGCAGCAGCGGGCGATGTGGCTCGGCACCCGGAAGCTGATCCTCCTCGGCATCCCGGTCAACCCGGCCAAGTTCGCCTCGGACAAGCTGACCAACCAGCAGAAGCTGGCCCTCTCGCGGAACCCGCACGGCTCGGTCCAGGCGCTCTTCGACGACTGCGCGACCGCGGCGACGGACAAGCTGATCGCCGACCACGGCGGCCCGGCATGGGACGAGGCCGGCTTCCGGAAGCTGTTCGACGCCGTTCGGTCCGATCTGGTGGACACCACCGTCCGGACCGTCGGGCAGGTGCAGCAGATCCTGGCGGCCTGGCAGGCCTGCGAGCGGCGCGTGAAGTCCACCAACAGCCTGGCGCTGATGGCGAACGTCCAAGACGTGAAGGCGCAGTTGGCGGCGCTGATGCCGGCCGGCTTCGTGACGCTGACGGGGCTGCGGCGCCTCCCGGACCTGATGCGGTACCTGGTGGCGATCGACCGGCGGCTCCAGCAGATGCCCACGGCCGTCCAGCGGGACACCACCCGCATGGAGAAGGTCCACGAGATGCGGGACGAGTACCTGTGGCTGCTGGAGCAGCTGCCCAAGGGCCGTCCGGTGCCGGAGGCGGTCACCGAGATCCGCTGGATGATCGAAGAACTGCGGGTCAGTTACTTCGCGCACGCGCTCGGCACGGCGTACCCGATCTCCGACAAGCGGATCGTGAAGGCGGTGGACGCCGCGGCCCCCTGA
- a CDS encoding DEAD/DEAH box helicase encodes MSISSSDRAVMPENDSNEIVDAVEALVVTEAIEAAEANDIIEALEADVTTDQSSDAASGDAEPTITFGDLGLPEGIVRKLAQNGVTAPFPIQAATIPDALAGKDILGRGRTGSGKTLSFGLPTLASLAGGHTEKKKPRAIILTPTRELAMQVADALQPYGDVLGLKMKVVCGGTSMGNQIYALERGVDVLVATPGRLRDIINRGACSLENVKIAVLDEADQMADLGFLPEVTELLDQIPGGGQRMLFSATMENEIGTLVKRYLSNPVTHEVDSAQGNVTTMTHHVLVVKPKDKAPVTAAIAARKGRTIIFVRTQLGADRIAEQLIEAGVKADALHGGMTQGARTRVLADFKDGYVNALVATDVAARGIHVDGIDLVLNVDPAGDHKDYLHRSGRTARAGKSGVVVSLALPHQRRQIFRLMEDAGVDASRHIVQGVGAFDPEVAEITGARSLTQVQADSANNAAKQAEREVADLTKQLERATRRAAELREEADRLVARSARERGEDPEAAVAEVAEAAVAEVAAAVAAEPVVEERPAFQSRDERGNYERRDNRRDDRGGERGGDRGGFRRDDRPSGGFRSGGDRPSGGFRRDDRPSGGFNRDDRGGERGGDRGGFRRDDRPSGGFRSGGDRPSGGFRRDDRPSGGFNRDDRGGERGGDRGGFRRDDRPSGGFRSGGDRPSGGFRRDDRPSGGFNRDDRGGERGGDRGGFRRDDRPSGGFRRDDRPSGGFRSGGGDRPYGRRDDNRPSGSGSTGSFGGRRDDKPRWKRNG; translated from the coding sequence ATGTCCATTTCCAGTTCTGACCGTGCCGTCATGCCCGAGAACGACTCCAACGAGATCGTCGACGCCGTTGAGGCCCTTGTGGTCACCGAGGCCATCGAGGCCGCCGAGGCGAACGACATCATCGAGGCTCTTGAGGCTGATGTGACGACCGACCAGTCCTCCGACGCCGCCTCCGGCGACGCCGAGCCCACCATCACCTTCGGCGACCTCGGTCTGCCCGAGGGCATCGTGCGCAAGCTCGCCCAGAACGGTGTCACCGCCCCCTTCCCGATCCAGGCCGCGACGATCCCGGACGCCCTGGCCGGCAAGGACATCCTCGGCCGTGGCCGCACCGGCTCCGGCAAGACCCTCTCCTTCGGTCTGCCGACCCTGGCCTCCCTGGCCGGCGGGCACACCGAGAAGAAGAAGCCCCGCGCGATCATCCTCACGCCGACGCGTGAGCTCGCGATGCAGGTCGCGGACGCCCTCCAGCCCTACGGCGACGTCCTCGGCCTCAAGATGAAGGTCGTCTGCGGCGGTACCTCCATGGGCAACCAGATCTACGCCCTGGAGCGCGGTGTCGACGTCCTCGTCGCCACCCCCGGCCGCCTGCGCGACATCATCAACCGCGGCGCCTGCTCCCTGGAGAACGTCAAGATCGCCGTCCTCGACGAGGCCGACCAGATGGCCGACCTGGGCTTCCTGCCCGAGGTCACCGAGCTGCTCGACCAGATCCCCGGCGGCGGCCAGCGCATGCTCTTCTCCGCCACCATGGAGAACGAGATCGGCACCCTGGTCAAGCGCTACCTGTCCAACCCCGTCACGCACGAGGTCGACAGCGCCCAGGGCAACGTCACGACCATGACGCACCACGTGCTCGTCGTGAAGCCGAAGGACAAGGCGCCGGTCACGGCCGCCATCGCCGCCCGCAAGGGCCGCACCATCATCTTCGTCCGCACCCAGCTGGGCGCCGACCGCATCGCCGAGCAGCTCATCGAGGCCGGCGTGAAGGCCGACGCGCTGCACGGCGGCATGACGCAGGGCGCCCGTACCCGCGTCCTCGCCGACTTCAAGGACGGCTACGTCAACGCGCTCGTCGCCACCGACGTCGCCGCCCGCGGCATCCACGTCGACGGCATCGACCTGGTCCTGAACGTGGACCCGGCCGGTGACCACAAGGACTACCTGCACCGCTCGGGCCGTACCGCCCGCGCCGGCAAGTCCGGTGTCGTCGTGTCGCTGGCGCTCCCGCACCAGCGCCGCCAGATCTTCCGCCTGATGGAGGACGCGGGCGTCGACGCCTCGCGCCACATCGTCCAGGGCGTCGGTGCCTTCGACCCCGAGGTCGCCGAGATCACCGGTGCGCGTTCGCTGACGCAGGTCCAGGCCGACTCCGCGAACAACGCCGCCAAGCAGGCCGAGCGCGAGGTCGCCGACCTCACCAAGCAGCTGGAGCGCGCGACCCGTCGCGCCGCCGAGCTGCGCGAGGAGGCCGACCGCCTCGTCGCCCGTTCCGCCCGTGAGCGCGGCGAGGACCCGGAGGCCGCTGTCGCCGAGGTGGCCGAGGCCGCCGTCGCCGAGGTCGCGGCCGCCGTCGCGGCCGAGCCGGTCGTCGAGGAGCGTCCGGCCTTCCAGAGCCGTGACGAGCGTGGCAACTACGAGCGTCGCGACAACCGTCGTGACGACCGCGGTGGCGAGCGTGGCGGTGACCGTGGTGGCTTCCGCCGCGATGACCGTCCGTCGGGTGGGTTCCGTTCCGGTGGTGACCGTCCGTCCGGTGGTTTCCGTCGTGATGACCGTCCGTCGGGTGGTTTCAACCGTGACGACCGCGGTGGCGAGCGTGGCGGTGACCGTGGTGGCTTCCGCCGCGATGACCGTCCGTCGGGTGGGTTCCGTTCCGGTGGTGACCGTCCGTCCGGTGGTTTCCGTCGTGATGACCGTCCGTCGGGTGGTTTCAACCGTGACGACCGCGGTGGCGAGCGTGGCGGTGACCGTGGTGGCTTCCGCCGCGATGACCGTCCGTCGGGTGGGTTCCGTTCCGGTGGTGACCGTCCGTCCGGTGGTTTCCGTCGTGATGACCGTCCGTCGGGTGGTTTCAACCGTGACGACCGCGGTGGCGAGCGTGGCGGTGACCGTGGTGGCTTCCGCCGCGACGACCGTCCCTCCGGTGGCTTCCGCCGTGACGACCGCCCGTCCGGTGGCTTCCGCTCCGGCGGCGGCGACCGCCCCTACGGCCGCCGTGACGACAACCGCCCCTCCGGCTCCGGTTCCACCGGTTCCTTCGGCGGCCGTCGTGACGACAAGCCCCGCTGGAAGCGCAACGGCTAA
- a CDS encoding metallopeptidase family protein, which produces MLEMTREEFEELVAEALDRIPPELTRLMDNVAVFVEDEPPAQDPELLGLYEGTPLTDRGEWYAGVLPDRITIYRNPTLRMCEDRESVVAETEVTVVHEIAHHFGIDDERLHDLGYG; this is translated from the coding sequence GTGCTGGAGATGACGCGCGAGGAGTTCGAGGAACTCGTCGCAGAGGCCCTGGACCGGATCCCTCCCGAGCTCACCCGACTCATGGACAACGTGGCGGTCTTCGTCGAGGACGAGCCGCCCGCGCAGGACCCGGAGCTGCTCGGTCTCTACGAGGGCACCCCCCTCACCGACCGCGGAGAGTGGTACGCCGGGGTCCTCCCCGACCGCATCACGATCTACCGCAACCCCACCTTGCGGATGTGCGAGGACAGGGAGAGCGTGGTCGCGGAGACGGAGGTCACGGTCGTGCACGAGATCGCCCACCACTTCGGCATCGACGACGAGCGACTCCACGACCTGGGGTACGGATGA
- a CDS encoding PP2C family protein-serine/threonine phosphatase, translated as MAGRSRQGSEGRATGSGGGTARRVVRTLPFVLLALGFVFDLTSPPSYTGSPFFSAAPLIAAPLFSFRTTALTGCAASLAVVVLRGGADTGWRAEALTEVATVITVSGLALLINRVVRRSGERLASAREIAEAAQRAVLPVPAERIGGLQVAARYEAAQADAFIGGDLYAVQDTPYGVRLVVGDVRGKGLEAVEAVAVVLGAFREAAETEPTLEALARRLERALAREGVRRERLDAVEGFTTGVLGEVPPDAAVLRTVNRGHPEPLLLHPDGRLLVLAPSEPALPLGMGELGGWPDRTDEWPFPAGSTLLLYTDGLTEARDAAGEFYDPAARLRGRVFSGPDELLAALADDVHRHTGGRATDDMALLAVGRPAQGQPERRRTVPVVPRTGV; from the coding sequence GTGGCGGGGCGGAGCCGGCAGGGCAGCGAGGGGCGCGCGACGGGCTCCGGTGGCGGTACGGCCCGGCGGGTGGTCCGGACGCTGCCGTTCGTGCTGCTCGCCCTGGGGTTCGTCTTCGACCTGACCTCGCCGCCGAGCTACACGGGCTCGCCGTTCTTCTCCGCCGCCCCGCTGATCGCGGCTCCGCTCTTCTCGTTCAGGACGACCGCGCTGACGGGATGTGCCGCCTCGCTCGCCGTCGTCGTGCTGCGCGGCGGCGCCGACACCGGCTGGCGGGCAGAGGCGCTGACGGAGGTGGCGACCGTGATCACCGTGTCCGGGCTGGCGTTGCTGATCAACCGGGTCGTGCGGCGCAGCGGTGAACGGCTCGCCTCGGCGCGTGAGATCGCCGAGGCCGCCCAGCGGGCCGTGCTGCCGGTGCCGGCCGAGCGGATCGGGGGGTTGCAGGTGGCCGCCCGGTACGAGGCCGCGCAGGCCGACGCCTTCATCGGCGGGGACCTCTACGCCGTGCAGGACACCCCGTACGGGGTGCGGCTGGTGGTGGGCGACGTGCGGGGCAAGGGGCTGGAGGCGGTGGAGGCCGTGGCGGTGGTGCTCGGCGCCTTCCGGGAGGCGGCGGAGACCGAGCCGACGCTGGAGGCGCTCGCGCGGCGGCTGGAACGGGCCCTGGCCCGTGAGGGCGTGCGGCGCGAGCGCCTCGACGCGGTGGAGGGGTTCACGACGGGCGTGCTGGGGGAGGTCCCGCCGGACGCGGCGGTGCTGCGGACCGTCAACCGGGGGCACCCCGAGCCGCTGCTGCTCCATCCGGACGGCCGTCTCCTGGTGCTCGCGCCGAGCGAACCCGCGCTGCCGCTGGGGATGGGGGAGCTGGGCGGCTGGCCCGACCGGACGGACGAGTGGCCCTTCCCGGCGGGCAGCACGCTGTTGCTGTACACGGACGGGCTGACGGAGGCCCGGGACGCGGCGGGGGAGTTCTACGATCCGGCGGCCCGGCTGCGTGGCCGGGTCTTCTCGGGGCCGGACGAGCTGCTGGCCGCGCTGGCCGACGACGTACACCGGCACACGGGCGGGAGAGCCACGGACGACATGGCGCTGCTGGCCGTGGGCCGCCCGGCGCAGGGCCAGCCGGAGCGCCGCCGCACGGTGCCGGTGGTGCCGCGCACCGGTGTGTAG
- a CDS encoding cytochrome c biogenesis CcdA family protein, giving the protein MNGIGYLAALLGGLLALLSPCSALLLPAFFAYSIDSASRLLARTGIFYAGLASTLVPLGAAGSYAGRFFHGHRDGLVLAGGWLIVALGLAQILGLGFASKRAARLSGRIRPTTALSVYALGAVYGLAGFCAGPILGSVLTVAAVSGSPVYGGLLLAVYALGMAVPLFLLALLWERFDLGGRRWLRGRTVRCGRLRLHTTSLLSGLFFITLGALFLLYDGASALPGLLDVDDSFAVERWVQSVARAVPDRAVLALVAVGAPAAALARWRRKAREAREAAG; this is encoded by the coding sequence GTGAACGGCATCGGATACCTCGCCGCCCTGCTGGGCGGCCTGCTGGCGCTGCTCAGCCCCTGCAGTGCGCTGCTGCTGCCCGCCTTCTTCGCGTACTCGATCGACTCCGCCTCCCGGCTGCTGGCCCGGACCGGGATCTTCTACGCGGGCCTCGCGAGCACCCTCGTACCGCTGGGCGCGGCCGGTTCGTACGCGGGCCGGTTCTTCCACGGCCACCGGGACGGGCTCGTCCTGGCCGGTGGCTGGCTGATCGTCGCGCTCGGTCTCGCCCAGATCCTGGGCCTCGGCTTCGCCTCCAAGCGGGCCGCGCGGCTCTCGGGGCGGATCCGGCCGACCACCGCCCTGTCGGTGTACGCGCTGGGCGCGGTCTACGGACTGGCCGGGTTCTGCGCCGGGCCGATCCTGGGCAGCGTGCTGACGGTGGCGGCGGTCAGCGGCAGCCCGGTCTACGGGGGACTGCTGCTGGCGGTGTACGCGCTGGGCATGGCGGTGCCGCTGTTCCTGCTGGCGCTGCTGTGGGAGCGCTTCGACCTGGGCGGCCGGCGCTGGCTGCGCGGGCGGACCGTCCGGTGCGGCCGGCTCCGGCTGCACACCACCTCGCTGCTGTCCGGGCTGTTCTTCATCACCCTGGGCGCGCTGTTCCTGCTGTACGACGGGGCGAGCGCCCTGCCCGGGCTGCTGGACGTGGACGACTCGTTCGCCGTCGAGCGGTGGGTGCAGTCGGTGGCGCGGGCCGTACCGGACCGGGCGGTGCTGGCGCTGGTCGCCGTAGGAGCACCGGCGGCCGCTCTGGCGCGGTGGCGCCGCAAGGCCCGGGAGGCCCGGGAGGCGGCCGGGTGA
- the bldC gene encoding developmental transcriptional regulator BldC, which produces MTARTPDAEPLLTPAEVATMFRVDPKTVTRWAKAGKLTSIRTLGGHRRYREAEVRALLAGIPQQRSEA; this is translated from the coding sequence ATGACCGCTCGCACCCCTGATGCCGAGCCGCTGCTGACCCCGGCTGAGGTTGCCACGATGTTCCGCGTGGACCCGAAGACGGTCACCCGCTGGGCCAAGGCTGGCAAGCTCACGTCCATCCGCACCCTGGGTGGACACCGCCGTTACCGCGAGGCTGAGGTCCGCGCACTGCTCGCGGGAATTCCGCAGCAGCGCAGCGAGGCCTGA